The following coding sequences are from one Anguilla anguilla isolate fAngAng1 chromosome 12, fAngAng1.pri, whole genome shotgun sequence window:
- the cab39 gene encoding calcium-binding protein 39: MPFPFGKSHKSPADIVKNLKDSMSVLEKQDISDKKAEKATEEVSKNLLAMKEILYGTSEKEPQTEAVAQLAQELYNSGLLSTLIADLQLIDFEGKKDVAQIFNNILRRQIGTRTPTVEYICTQQNILFMLLKGYESAEIALNCGIMLRECIRHEPLAKIILWSEQFYDFFRYVEMSTFDIASDAFATFKDLLTRHKLLSAEFLEQHYDRFFSEYEKLLHSENYVTKRQSLKLLGELLLDRHNFTIMTKYISKPENLKLMMNLLRDKSRNIQFEAFHVFKVFVANPNKTQPILDILLKNQTKLIEFLSKFQNDRTEDEQFNDEKTYLVKQIRDLKRPAPQEA, encoded by the exons ATGCCGTTCCCTTTTGGCAAGTCTCACAAGTCCCCAGCAGACATAGTGAAAAACCTGAAGGACAGCATGTCTGTGTTGGAAAAGCAAGACATCTCTGACAAAAAAGCCGAAAAG GCTACGGAAGAGGTGTCCAAAAACCTGCTGGCCATGAAGGAGATCCTGTATGGCACCAGCGAGAAGGAGCCGCAGACGGAGGCCGTGGCACAGCTGGCGCAGGAGCTGTACAACAGCGGGCTGCTCAGCACGCTCATAGCCGATCTCCAGCTCATAGACTTTGAG GGTAAAAAGGATGTGGCTCAGATTTTCAACAATATTCTCAGGAGGCAAATTGGGACGCGGACGCCAACGGTAGAATACATCTGTACCCAACAGAATatattgtttatgttgttaaaGGG GTACGAATCTGCAGAAATCGCTCTGAACTGCGGGATCATGCTGCGAGAGTGCATCAGACACGAACCGCTGGCCAAAATCATCCTGTGGTCCGAGCAGTTCTACGACTTCTTCAGATACGTGGAGATGTCGACGTTTGACATTGCCTCGGACGCCTTCGCCACTTTCAAA GATTTGCTCACAAGACATAAGCTTCTGAGTGCAGAGTTTTTGGAGCAGCATTACGACAGA TTCTTTAGTGAATATGAGAAGTTGCTTCATTCAGAAAACTATGTGACTAAGAGACAGTCTCTGAAG TTGCTGGGAGAACTTCTACTGGACCGACATAACTTCACCATCATGACAAAATACATCAGCAAACCAGAAAATCTCAAGTTAATGATGAACCTCCTACGGGACAAAAGTCGCAATATCCAGTTTGAGGCCTTCCATGTATTTAAG GTGTTTGTAGCTAATCCTAACAAAACGCAGCCCATCTTGGACATATTGCTGAAGAATCAAACGAAACTAATTGAGTTCCTCAGCAAGTTCCAGAACGACAGGACGGAGGATGAACAGTTCAACGATGAAAAGACCTACTTGGTGAAACAAATCAGGGATTTGAAGAGACCAGCTCCTCAGGAGGCCTGA